A stretch of the Synechocystis sp. PCC 7338 genome encodes the following:
- the cobT gene encoding nicotinate mononucleotide-dependent phosphoribosyltransferase CobT codes for MLTVYTQSDQALSWIERHGHCPPAFVCVLGFTETGLIPGISAAGKTPADRKFTAIADAEFLIKGTTAGATYPLPPLISGVSPVFITKALVDALGTPVYLFNSGLPIPPSVSAIDLGGQPARCLSTGQALPLAMVEHLFQQGLQWGEKLARAHADGYLVLSECVVGGTTTALGVLLGLGIAAGGKVNSSHPHCNHQQKLALVRQGLNHCAPAQEPIAVVAAVGDPMQIVVAGMAIAASHSTGVMLAGGTQMLAVYALIQALAQQRNLRVDFSRLVVSTTKWVCEDASGDTVGLANLLSPVVLLAPQLSFAPSIYPQLRVYEQGFVKEGVGAGAMAIAAQLYKNWDQEKLLGLIENLIARELGQALGSAQQ; via the coding sequence ATGTTGACAGTTTATACCCAGTCTGACCAAGCTTTATCCTGGATAGAACGCCATGGTCATTGTCCACCGGCATTTGTCTGTGTGTTGGGCTTTACCGAAACTGGGTTAATTCCGGGCATTTCCGCCGCCGGCAAAACCCCCGCTGATCGGAAGTTTACGGCGATCGCCGATGCGGAATTTTTAATTAAGGGCACTACGGCAGGGGCAACCTATCCCTTACCTCCCCTCATTTCTGGGGTTTCCCCTGTGTTTATTACCAAAGCGTTGGTGGATGCCCTCGGCACACCGGTGTACTTGTTTAACTCCGGTTTACCTATTCCCCCGTCCGTATCTGCTATCGATCTGGGGGGGCAACCGGCTCGCTGTCTTTCCACAGGGCAAGCGTTACCGTTGGCAATGGTGGAGCATCTTTTTCAGCAGGGTTTGCAGTGGGGGGAAAAGTTAGCCCGGGCCCACGCCGATGGCTATCTAGTTTTGAGCGAATGTGTGGTGGGGGGCACTACCACGGCCCTAGGAGTACTGTTGGGGCTAGGCATCGCCGCTGGAGGCAAAGTCAACAGCAGTCACCCCCATTGCAACCATCAACAAAAATTGGCTCTGGTACGCCAGGGGTTGAACCATTGTGCTCCGGCTCAAGAGCCGATAGCTGTGGTGGCCGCCGTTGGGGATCCGATGCAAATCGTGGTGGCGGGGATGGCGATCGCCGCTAGCCATAGTACGGGGGTGATGTTGGCCGGGGGAACCCAGATGTTGGCGGTATATGCCCTGATCCAAGCCCTAGCTCAGCAAAGAAATCTAAGGGTGGATTTTTCCCGCCTGGTGGTGAGCACAACCAAATGGGTCTGTGAAGATGCCAGTGGTGATACGGTGGGTCTGGCCAATTTGCTTTCTCCGGTGGTTTTGTTAGCTCCCCAACTCAGTTTTGCACCCTCCATCTATCCTCAACTGCGGGTCTATGAACAGGGTTTTGTTAAAGAAGGGGTGGGGGCCGGAGCCATGGCGATCGCCGCCCAGCTTTATAAAAATTGGGATCAGGAAAAGTTGCTAGGGCTCATTGAGAATTTAATTGCCCGGGAACTGGGGCAAGCCCTGGGGAGCGCCCAACAATGA
- a CDS encoding Uma2 family endonuclease produces the protein MTAAKPRWTIADLEFFPDNGDRHEIIDGNLYVTRAPHWKHQKVLTRLCQALPSKDAHGRTGEVLQTPGLIFASDDNVIPDLVWISQEKLSSYVDEAGHLITAPELIVEVLSQKNQDIARDRQVKLKLYSRVGVEEYWIVDWQQQKVEIYRRSSARLELVLTLFSEDQLTSSLFPNWSLQVADIFV, from the coding sequence ATGACTGCCGCCAAGCCCCGTTGGACAATCGCAGACCTGGAATTTTTTCCCGACAATGGCGATCGCCATGAAATTATTGATGGAAATCTTTACGTGACCCGAGCGCCCCACTGGAAACACCAAAAAGTTCTCACTAGGCTGTGCCAGGCTTTACCCTCCAAAGATGCTCATGGTCGAACGGGGGAAGTTTTGCAAACGCCGGGGTTAATTTTTGCTAGCGACGATAATGTCATTCCCGATTTGGTTTGGATTAGCCAGGAAAAACTTAGCTCTTATGTGGATGAAGCTGGCCATCTCATCACTGCCCCGGAACTGATCGTGGAAGTGCTTTCCCAAAAGAACCAGGATATTGCTAGGGATCGCCAGGTGAAGTTGAAACTCTACTCAAGGGTGGGGGTTGAAGAATATTGGATTGTGGATTGGCAGCAACAAAAAGTGGAAATTTATCGGCGATCGTCAGCCCGCTTGGAACTGGTTTTAACTCTATTTTCTGAAGACCAATTAACTTCGTCCCTTTTTCCAAATTGGAGCCTACAGGTTGCAGATATTTTTGTGTGA
- a CDS encoding response regulator: MQGTLNEIDLRSILRLIALGQRTGELFVEVYPHQGRGRILPDKVGYWFLFFVDGKLVYAADQDCGKLLRLQDYLRHHDIAIPLGEMELESLALNHIPEYACLWQLLSKNILTPPQAHRIVLGMVQEVLFDVLSLRQGNFVFALGSALEPALTSFPVTPLLAQAGQQIQAWKQLYLRIQSPDQPVAIAKDPALANKIPAKFAQHFRSWTDEAIPLRQISRYLQKNLPAIAHGLYPYIESGAIEIFPAHESHGGADPAWETLTDHTIHKVVCLDDDYAIGKQIELFLTSQNPNCEVVVLQDPLQAMTTLLTLQPDLILCDITMPHLDGYEICRMIRHSQHLRAIPIIMLTGKEAYLDRLLARMAGATDYLTKPFTQQELISLVESYCKKS; the protein is encoded by the coding sequence ATGCAGGGAACCCTGAACGAAATTGATCTCCGGAGTATCCTGCGGCTCATTGCATTGGGCCAGCGGACGGGAGAACTTTTCGTTGAGGTTTATCCCCATCAGGGTCGTGGTCGGATTTTGCCCGACAAAGTAGGCTACTGGTTTCTCTTCTTTGTGGACGGCAAGTTGGTCTATGCCGCCGACCAAGACTGTGGCAAGTTGCTCCGCCTCCAAGACTATCTCCGCCACCATGACATTGCCATTCCCCTGGGGGAAATGGAACTGGAAAGTCTAGCCCTGAACCACATTCCTGAATACGCCTGTTTATGGCAATTACTTTCCAAAAATATTCTCACTCCCCCCCAAGCCCACCGCATTGTTTTGGGCATGGTGCAGGAGGTGTTGTTTGATGTGCTGAGTTTACGCCAGGGAAATTTTGTCTTCGCCTTAGGTTCTGCCCTAGAGCCGGCCCTCACTTCCTTTCCCGTCACTCCCCTATTGGCCCAGGCAGGGCAACAAATCCAAGCTTGGAAGCAGTTATATTTACGCATCCAGTCCCCCGACCAACCAGTGGCGATCGCCAAGGATCCGGCCCTGGCCAACAAAATACCGGCCAAATTTGCCCAGCATTTCCGCAGTTGGACCGATGAGGCCATCCCCCTACGGCAGATCTCCCGCTACCTACAAAAAAATCTGCCCGCCATTGCCCATGGCCTCTACCCCTACATCGAATCAGGGGCGATCGAAATATTTCCAGCCCACGAATCCCACGGTGGGGCGGATCCAGCCTGGGAAACCTTGACAGACCATACCATCCATAAAGTTGTCTGCCTTGACGACGACTATGCCATCGGTAAACAAATTGAACTTTTTTTGACCAGTCAAAACCCCAACTGTGAAGTGGTGGTGCTCCAGGATCCCCTGCAGGCCATGACCACCCTCTTGACTTTGCAACCTGACTTGATCCTCTGCGACATCACCATGCCCCACCTAGATGGCTATGAAATCTGTCGCATGATCCGCCATTCCCAGCACCTACGGGCCATTCCGATCATTATGCTCACCGGCAAGGAAGCCTACCTCGACCGACTCTTAGCCCGGATGGCAGGGGCCACGGACTATTTGACTAAGCCCTTCACCCAACAAGAACTAATTTCATTAGTTGAATCCTACTGTAAAAAATCATGA
- a CDS encoding PQQ-dependent sugar dehydrogenase gives MFIPFLFKLTLPLASGIALSSCGVFSQADLVNTEAGQTSSRPTNSMEVAQTPPKEIKAVPIISGLEHPWGMAWLPNGDILITERPGRLRIIRNGVLDPEAIGGVEEVATVSAQQLFASQQGGLLDIALHPRFAENRFVYFTYSHGTQQANRTRVARAVFDGEKLTDWQIIFEVGQTKSGGQHFGSRLTWLPDETLLVSIGDGGNPPVQLEGDFIRQQAQNLASHLGKVIRINDDGTIPADNPFGDNPEAAPEIWSYGHRNIQGMAYDPITQQVWATEHGSRGGDELNLIQKGENYGWPVVSFSKEYSTGQPVAPVTSRPDMVDPLQVWTPAIAPSGLAIYRGDRHPEWQGTIFAGGLVDRGVRHLRVGENNEIISETTITIGDRVRDIRQGPDGHVYVLTDNNNGQLLRLES, from the coding sequence ATGTTTATTCCATTTCTGTTCAAGCTTACCCTCCCCCTGGCCAGTGGCATTGCCCTCTCAAGCTGTGGAGTATTTTCCCAAGCTGATCTTGTAAACACTGAAGCAGGTCAAACTTCCTCCAGGCCGACTAATTCGATGGAGGTGGCCCAAACTCCCCCAAAAGAAATTAAAGCTGTGCCGATAATCAGCGGTTTGGAACATCCCTGGGGTATGGCTTGGTTACCCAATGGCGACATTTTAATCACCGAAAGGCCGGGACGACTCCGCATTATCCGTAATGGTGTCTTAGATCCAGAGGCGATCGGCGGGGTAGAAGAAGTTGCCACCGTCTCTGCCCAACAACTATTTGCTTCCCAACAGGGAGGTTTACTGGACATTGCCCTGCACCCCCGTTTTGCAGAAAATCGCTTCGTCTATTTCACCTACTCCCACGGTACTCAGCAGGCCAATCGCACCAGGGTAGCCAGGGCGGTTTTTGACGGAGAAAAACTGACGGATTGGCAAATCATTTTTGAAGTAGGACAAACCAAATCCGGCGGCCAGCATTTTGGCTCCCGGTTAACTTGGTTGCCGGACGAAACCCTACTAGTTTCCATTGGTGATGGTGGCAATCCCCCTGTGCAACTGGAGGGAGACTTTATCCGCCAACAGGCCCAAAACCTGGCTAGTCACCTCGGCAAGGTAATTCGCATCAATGATGATGGCACCATACCCGCCGATAATCCCTTTGGAGATAATCCCGAAGCGGCCCCGGAAATTTGGAGTTATGGCCATCGCAATATCCAAGGCATGGCCTATGATCCCATTACCCAACAGGTCTGGGCTACGGAGCATGGTTCTAGGGGCGGGGATGAACTGAATTTAATTCAAAAGGGAGAAAATTACGGTTGGCCAGTGGTGTCCTTCAGCAAGGAATACAGTACGGGTCAGCCCGTTGCCCCCGTCACATCTCGCCCTGATATGGTAGATCCCCTCCAGGTTTGGACTCCGGCCATTGCCCCTTCCGGTTTAGCCATTTATCGTGGCGATCGCCATCCCGAGTGGCAGGGCACCATTTTTGCTGGCGGTTTAGTGGACAGGGGCGTTCGCCATTTACGGGTTGGGGAAAATAACGAAATTATTAGCGAAACCACCATTACCATCGGCGACAGGGTGAGGGATATTCGCCAAGGCCCCGATGGCCATGTTTATGTTTTAACCGATAACAATAACGGGCAGTTGCTACGATTGGAATCGTGA
- a CDS encoding chemotaxis protein CheW, which translates to MVSSNPADIFIDGKQELDPAFQELQALEGELHLRFYLPSREEFALPAVSIREVMQQEPDRITPIPNASPLLLGTINLRGQVIWVADLGRFLGNNTNLNTDRAEIPVIAVEDQETLLGLAIDSLGNMEWLDTDNLQPANAVPDHIAPYVQGEWQIPTDGAPSSPPQILRLLDHVALLRSARWAT; encoded by the coding sequence ATGGTTAGTTCTAATCCCGCTGATATTTTCATTGATGGTAAGCAGGAATTGGATCCGGCGTTTCAGGAACTGCAAGCCCTGGAAGGGGAGCTTCATCTCAGGTTTTATTTGCCTTCCCGGGAAGAATTTGCCCTGCCAGCGGTTTCTATTCGGGAAGTAATGCAACAAGAACCAGACCGCATTACCCCTATCCCCAACGCTTCGCCCCTATTGTTAGGAACTATTAACCTCCGAGGTCAGGTCATTTGGGTAGCAGACCTGGGTCGTTTTCTGGGGAATAATACCAATCTCAACACTGACCGGGCGGAAATTCCCGTCATTGCGGTGGAAGATCAAGAAACACTTTTGGGTTTGGCGATCGACTCCCTCGGTAATATGGAATGGTTGGATACGGACAATCTTCAGCCGGCTAACGCTGTGCCGGATCACATTGCCCCCTACGTCCAGGGAGAGTGGCAGATTCCCACTGACGGTGCGCCGTCCTCTCCCCCTCAAATTTTGCGCCTTCTAGACCATGTGGCGCTACTCCGATCCGCCCGCTGGGCAACTTGA
- a CDS encoding methyl-accepting chemotaxis protein, translating into MATETNFSQLYGLAYAAYGQGNYQEASSHIEQLAADFPEDPNVLLLRGHIYVGLEQYALAHQAYQGVIRLSDRQDLIDCAHQALGQIQEEGTGGNGAKDSFGQDWQSEVDSVDRSMAWETGIFTEDDFGEPTLGSVPTPTNPGMDHPFGRNSGSGSFSTSGARSYEIENLDWSPEAFTDDLDSDDEQTMMPQTGESTFVVPPAFGEGIADFADLAADVSAAGIGGTEGTEHPQYQAWDGGDWSEALGLDDPEALSAAPTPTSGNYGGGNNLPSFDAFEEGVDDELSDFNLTDIAPELPDSSLFTQTTGLDMGTVDRVDDTQGGDAVAHGGNAPPPGMATWLKPEGAATGDLSSATSPFNDRPTSEVDAGFLGWFTNASLFKKQIYMAISSGVFSGFAVLVLGSIVGLGGTPQDVPAPSGETTTEAPAEGAPAEGQAPSQTPEEEPGKPSLLNLALLTAIATAIGVFLINRLLMQQIKSIIDDLQNQFESIYEGNFNVRAKVRSEDELGALTQRFNYISQVILTATSEAQERAATTEKVREKLQRQVIRLLDDVEGASRGDLTVQAEVTADELGAVADAFNLTIQNLREIVLQVKNAAKQVNNNCKDSESFARNNSSDALRMAEELAVTLNSVQLMTESIERVAENAREAEEVAHTSSLTALKGGEAVERTVGGILQIRETVSETARKVKRLAEASQEISKIVAVISQIASRTNLLALNASIQAARAGEAGRGFAIVADEVRQLADRSAKSLKEIEQIVLQIQSETGSVMTAMEEGIQQVIDVTDKSEQSKRALEDIIEVSNRINTLVRSITADTVKQQENSGAVSNVMQSIELTAQETSQESQRVAGSLQTLVSISRDLLTSVERFRVESR; encoded by the coding sequence ATGGCAACAGAAACCAATTTTTCGCAGCTTTATGGGTTGGCCTACGCCGCCTATGGACAGGGGAATTATCAAGAAGCTTCTTCCCACATTGAACAATTGGCCGCTGATTTTCCTGAAGATCCCAATGTGCTATTGCTCCGGGGACACATCTATGTCGGCCTGGAACAATACGCCCTAGCCCACCAAGCTTATCAGGGGGTAATCCGGCTTTCCGATCGCCAAGATTTAATCGACTGTGCTCACCAGGCCCTGGGGCAAATCCAAGAGGAGGGAACGGGGGGCAACGGAGCGAAAGACTCCTTTGGCCAGGATTGGCAAAGTGAGGTTGATTCTGTTGACCGTTCCATGGCCTGGGAAACGGGAATATTTACGGAGGATGATTTTGGTGAGCCCACCTTGGGTAGCGTACCTACCCCCACCAATCCGGGCATGGATCATCCCTTTGGCCGTAACTCTGGATCCGGTTCCTTTAGCACCAGTGGGGCCAGGAGTTACGAAATTGAAAATCTAGATTGGAGTCCAGAAGCTTTTACCGATGATCTGGACTCGGACGATGAACAGACCATGATGCCCCAAACTGGTGAATCTACCTTTGTGGTACCTCCGGCTTTCGGTGAAGGGATAGCGGACTTTGCTGATTTGGCGGCGGATGTCTCAGCGGCGGGTATTGGCGGGACAGAGGGCACCGAACATCCCCAATATCAAGCTTGGGATGGGGGCGACTGGAGTGAAGCCCTAGGTTTAGACGATCCGGAAGCCCTATCTGCCGCTCCTACCCCCACTTCTGGCAATTACGGCGGTGGCAACAACTTGCCGAGTTTTGATGCGTTTGAGGAAGGGGTTGACGATGAGTTGTCCGATTTTAACTTGACAGACATTGCCCCGGAGTTGCCCGATTCTTCCCTCTTTACCCAAACCACCGGTCTGGATATGGGCACTGTGGACCGGGTCGATGACACCCAAGGCGGTGATGCGGTGGCCCATGGAGGTAATGCCCCACCACCGGGTATGGCTACTTGGCTAAAACCAGAGGGTGCCGCCACCGGGGATTTATCCAGCGCCACTAGTCCCTTTAATGACCGCCCCACCAGTGAAGTAGATGCGGGTTTTCTCGGTTGGTTCACCAATGCTTCCCTGTTTAAAAAGCAAATTTACATGGCGATCTCCTCCGGTGTATTTTCCGGGTTCGCTGTGTTGGTATTAGGAAGCATAGTGGGCCTGGGGGGAACTCCCCAAGACGTACCTGCTCCTTCAGGGGAAACCACCACCGAAGCTCCGGCAGAAGGTGCCCCCGCAGAGGGTCAGGCCCCTTCCCAGACCCCAGAGGAAGAACCGGGCAAACCATCCCTCCTCAACCTCGCCCTCCTCACAGCCATAGCCACGGCGATTGGGGTCTTTTTGATCAATCGACTCCTGATGCAACAGATTAAAAGTATTATCGACGACCTACAAAATCAGTTTGAATCCATCTACGAAGGCAATTTCAATGTCCGGGCCAAGGTGCGATCAGAGGACGAATTGGGGGCTTTGACCCAGCGGTTTAACTATATTTCCCAGGTTATTCTCACTGCCACCAGTGAAGCCCAGGAACGGGCTGCCACCACCGAAAAAGTGCGGGAGAAGTTGCAACGCCAAGTAATTCGGCTTCTGGACGATGTGGAGGGGGCTTCCCGGGGAGATTTGACCGTACAAGCGGAAGTAACCGCGGATGAGTTGGGGGCGGTGGCCGATGCCTTTAACCTGACTATCCAAAATTTGCGGGAAATTGTCTTGCAGGTAAAAAATGCTGCCAAGCAGGTGAACAATAACTGTAAAGACAGTGAGTCCTTTGCTCGCAATAACTCCAGCGATGCCCTACGGATGGCGGAGGAATTGGCTGTCACCCTTAACTCCGTTCAGTTAATGACGGAATCCATTGAACGGGTGGCAGAAAACGCCCGGGAAGCGGAGGAAGTGGCCCATACTTCATCTTTAACGGCCCTCAAAGGTGGGGAAGCAGTGGAAAGAACGGTGGGGGGCATCCTACAAATTCGGGAAACGGTATCGGAAACCGCCCGCAAGGTAAAACGGCTAGCGGAAGCATCCCAGGAAATTTCCAAAATTGTGGCAGTTATTTCCCAAATTGCCTCCCGGACTAACCTGCTAGCTTTGAACGCTTCCATTCAGGCGGCCCGGGCAGGGGAAGCAGGGCGGGGCTTTGCTATCGTTGCAGACGAGGTGCGGCAGTTGGCAGATCGTTCTGCTAAGTCGTTGAAGGAAATTGAGCAGATCGTTTTGCAGATCCAGAGTGAAACCGGCTCCGTAATGACTGCCATGGAAGAGGGTATACAACAAGTAATCGACGTGACTGACAAATCGGAACAGTCTAAACGAGCCCTGGAGGATATTATTGAGGTGTCTAACCGGATTAACACTTTAGTGCGTTCCATTACCGCCGACACCGTCAAACAACAGGAGAATTCCGGGGCAGTGTCCAACGTCATGCAGTCCATTGAGCTGACCGCCCAAGAAACGTCCCAGGAATCCCAACGGGTGGCAGGATCTTTGCAAACCCTGGTCTCCATTTCCCGAGATCTGTTAACCTCTGTGGAACGGTTCCGGGTGGAAAGTCGATGA
- a CDS encoding Uma2 family endonuclease — MTAALDRQIVYPDSDGQPIASNTKQFSWIVLLKENLECLFADNPDVFVAGDLLWYPVEGKPEIRVAPDVLVALGRPKGDRGSYRQWQEDNQPPQVVFEVLSPGNRLKEMNKKRDFYDFYGVEEYYVYDPNNNELVGLQRWQGKLTVIDEVEHWTSPLLGIHFELTPDDLKIFYPDRRPFLSTVALAALAEEAEKRAELAEAENTRLKELLRQAGIIDEG, encoded by the coding sequence ATGACCGCCGCCTTAGATCGGCAAATTGTTTATCCCGATAGTGATGGGCAACCCATAGCTAGCAACACCAAGCAGTTTAGTTGGATTGTCCTATTAAAAGAAAATCTGGAATGTCTTTTTGCGGATAATCCCGATGTTTTTGTGGCCGGGGATCTGCTCTGGTATCCCGTGGAGGGTAAGCCAGAAATCCGGGTTGCCCCCGATGTTTTGGTGGCTTTAGGCCGACCCAAGGGCGATCGGGGTTCCTACCGTCAATGGCAGGAAGACAATCAACCGCCCCAGGTAGTATTTGAGGTGCTGTCCCCCGGCAATCGTCTCAAGGAGATGAATAAAAAGAGGGATTTTTATGATTTTTACGGTGTGGAAGAATATTATGTCTACGACCCCAATAACAATGAACTAGTGGGTTTGCAGCGGTGGCAGGGTAAGTTAACGGTTATTGATGAAGTGGAGCATTGGACAAGTCCCCTTTTGGGTATCCACTTTGAACTTACCCCGGATGATCTAAAAATTTTCTACCCCGATCGCCGTCCCTTCTTGAGTACTGTGGCTCTGGCGGCATTGGCGGAAGAGGCTGAAAAACGGGCCGAATTAGCTGAGGCGGAAAATACTCGCTTGAAGGAGTTGCTGCGGCAAGCGGGAATTATCGATGAGGGTTAG
- a CDS encoding AMP-binding protein, giving the protein MVAPINYDSIHCLAEIWAITGENFADIVALNDRHSDSPVALTYAQLRDKIQTFAAGLQDLGVTPHQHLAIFADNSPRWFIADQGSMLAGAVNAVRSAQADRQELLYILADSNSRTLIVENRQTLTKLALDSEKVDLDLIILLSDEAVDQDSAIPQYNFAQVMAQGEGKIPTPVPRQEEDLATLIYTSGTTGQPKGVMLSHGNLLHQVRELDSVIIPRAGDQVLSILPCWHSLERSAEYFLLSRGCTLNYTSIRHFKNDVKQIKPHHIVGVPRLWESLYEGVQKNFREKSPGQQKLINFFFGISHQYILAKRIANNLSLNHLHASAIARWVARCQVLVLSPLHYLGDKIVYHKVRQAAGGRLETLISGGGALARHLDDFYEITGIPVLVGYGLTETAPVTNARVHKHNLRYSSGRPVPLTEIRIVDPETKRDLPPETQGLVLIRGPQVMQGYYNKPEATAKVLDPEGWFNSGDLGWVTPQNDLILTGRAKDTIVLSNGENIEPQPIEDACLRSAYIDQIMLVGQDQKFLGALIVPNFDALQKWAESKNLQITLPEPSASNEAIQASGLYDPQVVGLIRSELQREVRDRPGYRADDQIKDFRFVPAPFSLENGMMTQTLKLKRAMVTQTYKHLIDEMF; this is encoded by the coding sequence ATGGTTGCGCCAATTAACTACGACTCCATCCACTGCCTGGCGGAAATCTGGGCCATCACCGGGGAAAATTTTGCCGACATTGTGGCCCTTAATGATCGCCACAGTGATTCCCCCGTCGCCCTGACCTACGCCCAATTGCGGGACAAAATCCAGACCTTTGCCGCTGGCTTACAGGATTTAGGGGTTACTCCCCATCAACACCTAGCTATCTTCGCCGACAATAGCCCCCGGTGGTTTATCGCCGACCAAGGCAGTATGTTGGCCGGAGCCGTCAACGCCGTCCGTTCCGCCCAAGCCGATCGCCAGGAATTGCTCTACATTCTGGCAGATAGCAACAGCCGCACCCTGATCGTGGAAAATCGGCAAACTCTGACCAAACTAGCCCTGGACAGCGAAAAGGTTGACCTTGACTTGATTATCCTACTCTCCGACGAAGCGGTGGACCAGGACAGCGCCATTCCTCAATATAACTTTGCCCAGGTCATGGCCCAAGGAGAGGGAAAAATCCCTACCCCAGTTCCCCGCCAAGAAGAGGATTTAGCCACCCTGATCTACACTTCCGGCACCACAGGACAACCCAAAGGGGTCATGCTCAGCCACGGCAATTTATTACACCAAGTACGGGAATTGGATTCGGTGATTATTCCTCGAGCCGGCGACCAAGTGTTGAGTATTTTGCCCTGTTGGCATTCCCTAGAAAGAAGCGCCGAATATTTTCTTCTCTCCCGGGGCTGTACGTTGAACTACACTAGCATTCGCCATTTCAAAAATGATGTGAAGCAGATTAAACCCCATCACATTGTCGGAGTGCCCCGGCTCTGGGAATCCCTCTACGAAGGGGTGCAAAAAAACTTCCGGGAAAAGTCCCCTGGGCAACAAAAGCTAATTAATTTCTTTTTCGGCATTTCCCACCAGTATATTCTGGCCAAACGCATTGCCAATAACCTGAGCTTGAACCATCTCCACGCTTCGGCGATCGCCCGATGGGTAGCCCGTTGCCAAGTCTTGGTGCTCAGTCCTTTGCACTACCTGGGGGACAAAATTGTTTACCACAAAGTCCGGCAGGCCGCCGGGGGCAGACTGGAAACCCTCATTTCTGGAGGGGGAGCCCTGGCTAGACATTTGGACGATTTTTATGAAATCACCGGTATTCCCGTCCTGGTGGGCTATGGTCTGACGGAAACGGCCCCCGTTACCAATGCCAGGGTACACAAACACAATCTGCGTTACTCCTCCGGCCGCCCTGTGCCTTTAACGGAAATCCGCATTGTTGATCCGGAAACTAAACGGGACCTCCCCCCCGAAACCCAGGGACTAGTTTTGATCCGGGGCCCCCAAGTGATGCAGGGCTATTACAACAAACCGGAGGCCACTGCCAAAGTGTTAGACCCAGAGGGCTGGTTCAACAGCGGGGATTTGGGCTGGGTAACGCCCCAAAACGATTTGATTCTCACCGGTCGGGCCAAGGACACCATTGTGCTCAGTAACGGGGAAAACATTGAACCCCAACCCATTGAGGATGCTTGTTTACGCAGTGCCTACATCGACCAAATTATGTTGGTGGGACAGGATCAAAAATTCCTAGGGGCTTTAATTGTGCCCAACTTTGATGCGTTGCAAAAGTGGGCTGAGTCCAAAAATTTACAAATCACTCTGCCGGAACCATCGGCTAGCAATGAAGCCATACAAGCCAGCGGTTTGTATGACCCCCAGGTGGTGGGATTAATACGGTCGGAACTGCAACGGGAAGTTCGCGATCGCCCTGGGTATCGAGCCGATGACCAAATTAAGGATTTTCGTTTCGTCCCGGCACCATTTTCCTTGGAAAACGGCATGATGACCCAAACCTTGAAGCTCAAACGAGCGATGGTAACCCAAACCTATAAACATTTAATTGACGAAATGTTTTAA
- a CDS encoding response regulator transcription factor has translation MNAVLLVEDSSSQREMISGILKDHGWQVTIACDGVEALEKLQSFSPDLVVLDIVMPRMNGYEVCRRIKSDPKTKNVPVIMCSSKGEEFDRFWGMRQGADAYIAKPFQPMELVGTIKQLLRN, from the coding sequence ATGAACGCAGTTTTGCTGGTTGAAGACAGCTCTAGTCAGCGCGAGATGATATCTGGCATCCTCAAAGACCATGGCTGGCAGGTCACCATCGCCTGTGATGGGGTAGAGGCCTTGGAAAAATTGCAGAGTTTTAGTCCGGACCTGGTGGTGCTGGATATTGTTATGCCCCGCATGAACGGCTATGAGGTTTGTCGGCGCATCAAATCCGATCCGAAAACAAAAAATGTGCCGGTGATTATGTGTTCCTCTAAGGGGGAGGAATTTGATCGTTTTTGGGGCATGCGTCAGGGGGCCGACGCCTATATCGCCAAACCCTTTCAGCCGATGGAATTGGTGGGTACCATTAAACAACTCCTGCGCAATTAA
- a CDS encoding 4-Cys prefix domain-containing protein, with protein MSLCINPYCEKAKKQEDQGLSLFCTSCGSNLLINDLYRVMEHLGSGGFGTTYLVDDCGT; from the coding sequence ATGAGTCTTTGCATTAATCCCTATTGTGAAAAAGCAAAAAAGCAGGAAGATCAAGGTCTGAGTTTGTTTTGTACAAGCTGTGGCTCAAACTTGCTAATCAATGACCTCTACCGCGTGATGGAACATCTGGGCAGTGGAGGCTTTGGGACAACTTATCTTGTGGATGACTGTGGCACGTAA